One genomic region from Amblyraja radiata isolate CabotCenter1 chromosome 47, sAmbRad1.1.pri, whole genome shotgun sequence encodes:
- the LOC116968877 gene encoding zinc finger and BTB domain-containing protein 7B-like — MGASEDELIGIPFPEHSSDLLSSLNDQRHRGLLCDVTIVTQGLEYRTHRAVLAACSHYFRKLFTSKPFSGQRNVCELDFIQPPVLAALLEFAYTATLTISSANMREVLRAARVLEIQCVADACLDILRCSGEGEQEEQLLQQEQLLQQEQQLLQQQQQQQQLVEESASADPLLHHHPHHHHHHPKDGTFPGDGLAQEMPKIRRRKRAASKKAPRITLSNRGCLYRIVQPLRTSNNHKLQLKQQQQQQRRPAQDQGYSMEVEGRVAARPEEEEEAEEPLDYRPLPPSPADREGDGEGEGDGPEIDSLSASFPFPFLSSLGAAAAAASGPASPDNKPGGRGAGGGRRKSQMPQECPICHKVIHGAGKLPRHMRTHTGEKPFACEVCAVRFTRNDKLKIHMRKHTGERPYCCNCCDARFLHSYDLKNHARLHTGDRPFECSQCRKAFVRLDHLHRHLKGQNCLEVRTRRRKDDEGGDDGDDGGDDGGNGDDGGVNGDSADGKGADGGESGAEYGTPVREDGSLRTAWSHLAGAWDQEPPEEMAAEDSS, encoded by the exons ATGGGAGCGAGCGAGGACGAGCTGATCGGGATACCATTCCCGGAGCACAGCAGCGACCTGCTGAGCAGCCTGAACGACCAGCGGCACCGGGGGctgctgtgcgacgtgaccatcgtgACCCAGGGCCTGGAGTACCGCACCCACCGGGCCGTGCTGGCCGCCTGCAGCCACTACTTCCGCAAGCTCTTCACCTCCAAGCCCTTCAGCGGGCAGCGCAACGTGTGCGAGCTGGACTTCATCCAGCCGCCGGTGCTGGCCGCCCTGCTGGAGTTCGCCTACACCGCCACGCTGACCATCAGCAGCGCCAACATGCGGGAGGTGCTGCGGGCGGCCAGGGTGCTGGAGATACAGTGCGTGGCCGACGCCTGCCTGGACATCCTGCGCTGTagcggggagggggagcaggaggaGCAGCTGTTGCAACAAGAGCAGCTGTTGCAACAAGAGCAGCAACTattgcaacagcagcagcagcaacaacaactaGTGGAGGAATCTGCATCTGCAGAccctctcctccaccaccacccccaccaccaccaccaccaccccaaggATGGCACCTTCCCGGGCGATGGTCTCGCCCAAGAGATGCCCAAGATCCGGCGTCGCAAGAGGGCCGCTTCCAAGAAGGCGCCCCGCATC ACCCTTAGCAACCGCGGCTGCCTCTACCGTATCGTGCAGCCCCTCAGGACTTCCAACAACCATAAGCTGCAgctgaagcagcagcagcagcagcagaggcgGCCCGCCCAGGACCAGGGGTACAGCATGGAGGTGGAGGGCCGAGTGGCCGCCAGgcccgaggaggaggaggaggcggaggagcccCTCGACTACCGCCCCTTGCCGCCGTCGCCCGCGGACCgggagggggacggggagggggagggggatggcccgGAGATCGACTCCCTCTccgcctccttccccttccccttcctctcctcgCTGGGAGCTGCAGCTGCCGCCGCCTCCGGCCCGGCCTCGCCCGACAACAAGCCGGGGGGCCGGGGGGCCGGGGGGGGCCGCCGCAAGTCGCAGATGCCCCAGGAGTGCCCCATCTGCCACAAGGTGATCCACGGCGCTGGCAAGCTGCCCcgccacatgcgcacacacaccggGGAGAAGCCCTTTGCCTGCGAGGTGTGCGCTGTCCGCTTCACCAG GAACGACAAGCTGAAGATCCACATGCGTAAACACACGGGGGAGCGCCCGTACTGCTGCAACTGCTGCGACGCCCGCTTCCTGCACAGCTACGACCTGAAGAACCACGCGCGGCTGCACACGGGAGACCGCCCCTTCGAGTGCAGCCAGTGCCGCAAAGCCTTCGTGCGCCTCGACCACCTCCACCGCCACCTGAAGGGGCAGAACTGCCTGGAGGTGCGCACGCGCAGGCGCAAGGACGACGAGGGCGGCGACGACGGCGACGATGGCGGCGACGACGGCGGCAACGGCGACGACGGCGGGGTCAACGGCGACTCGGCCGACGGCAAGGGGGCGGACGGCGGCGAGTCCGGGGCAGAGTACGGGACCCCGGTGAGGGAAGACGGGAGTCTCCGCACCGCCTGGAGCCACCTCGCCGGCGCCTGGGACCAGGAGCCACCCGAGGAGATGGCGGCCGAAGACTCCTCCTAA